The genomic window CCGAGATGCTGGCGATTGTGCACAAGCTGGGCTTCGCCGATCTGAAGAGCTTCAACGAGGCACTGAAGACGAATCCGAAAGAGCATCCGACCTCCAAAGAGCAATTGCTGGAAGCCTATCGCGGATACATCGCGCAGATGCAGCCGAAGCTGCCTGAGCTCTTCGGCACGCTGCCCAAGGCGAAGCTGGAGGTCGTGGAGATGCCCTCGTACATCGCCAAGGATCAGGCAGAGGCCTTCTACGATCAGGGCAGCGCCGATGGAAAGCGTCCCGGCAAGGTCGATGTGAACACCTACAACTTCGCCGAGCGGTCGCTGGCCGGAGTCGAGGCCGTCGCCTATCACGAAGGCATCCCCGGCCATCACCTGCAGATCTCCATCGGGCAGGAGCTGACCGGCCTGCCTGAGTTCCGCAAGCAGGCTTACTACACCGCCTACACCGAAGGCTGGGCGCTTTACAGCGAGCGGCTGGGCAAAGAGATCGGCTTCTATCAGGACCCGTACAGCGACTATGGCCGTCTCGAAGCCGACATCTGGCGTGCGATACGCCTTGTCGTCGATACCGGTGTCCATTCGCAGCACTGGACGCGGCAGCAGATGATCGACTACTTCCACGAGCACACGGCCATGGACGACACCAACATTCAGGCCGAAGTCGACCGCTACATTGCGTGGCCCGGACAGGCGCTCGGATATAAGATGGGCCAGTTGAAGATTCTGGAGCTGCGCGACCGCGCGAAGACTGCTCTCGGGCCGAAGTTCGACATCAAGGCCTTCCATGACGAGGTGCTCGATTCGGGCGCGCTGCCGATGGATGTACTCGACCAACGCGTCAATGACTGGATCGCCGCGCAGAAAAAGTAACGTCTTAAAAAGCACTCTGGTAGCCTTTCTATATGAGCGACGAAACGTATGAAGTTGTGGCGCCAGCCCCGGTGATGCCTGGGCTGCGCGTAGCGATTCTTGGTACTGGCAAAATGGGCGGCATTTTGTTGCAGGCCTTTCTCAAAAACAATCTGGTCTCGCCAGATCAGATCTTCGCCACGGTGCAGCATCCGGATCGAGCGCAGGCACTCTCCGCTCAGTTTGGCGTGGAGGTCACCACGGACAATCTGGCCGCAGCGCAACAGGCGGACGTAATCCTGCTGGGCGTAAAGCCCATTCAGGTGCCGGGTGTGATCGAACAGATCAAGTCGGCGCTCTCCCCAGACAAGCTGGTGCTCTCATTCGCAGCTTCAGTGAAAACGCTGAGCATCGAAGAAGCTGCCGGTCATGATCTCGGCGTCATCCGCGCCATGCCTAACACTCCCGCGATGCTGGCTGCGGGAATCACCGCACTCTGCGGCGGACGCTTCGCCTCCGAAGAACAGATGGCCATCGCGCAGCGCATCTTTCAGACCGTCGGACGCACCGTAGTCGTCGACGAAAAGCACATGGACGCCGTCACCGGCCTCTCCGGCTCGGGCCCGGCATTTTTGTACATCATCATCGAGGCACTAGCGGAGGCGGGCGTCAATGTCGGCCTGCCTCGCGATATCGCAACGCTGCTGGCGGCGCAGACGACGCTCGGCTCGGCAAGAATGGTGCTCGAGACGGGATATCATCCGGCGCTCCTCAAAGATGCCGTGACCACTCCGGCAGGCTGCACGGTCGACGGAATTCTCGAACTCGAAGAAGGCGGATTGCGAGTGACCCTGATCAAAGCCGTAAAGCGGGCCACGCAACGAGCCAAAGAACTGGCCAGCGGTTGACGAATATCGGCCACTCGATTGCCGCTGCGTAGAATAAAAACTATGGCGGCAATGGCAGTGAACCGGATCCCAAAGGCGTTGATAGGGTATGCATGGGCAGTCGTTGCTTATAACGTGCTCGTCATTCTTTGGGGAGCCGTCGTGCGTGCCACCGGCTCGGGTGCCGGATGCGGAGACAACTGGCCGCTCTGCAACGGCGATTTCTTCCCGCACCATCCGCGCCTCGCAACCGTCATCGAGTTTGCCCATCGCTCCATGTCCGGAGTCAGCACGGTTCTGGTGATCGGCCTGGTGATCTGGACCTTCTACGCCGTCAAGCGCGGGCACCGCGCACGTCGAGCAGCCGTAGCCTCTGCCATATTGCTGTTGACGGAAGCGCTTCTGGGCGCAGTGTTGGTGCTGGGCGGATACGTCCAGAACAACATCTCCACCGCGCGCGTCATTATGCAGTCCATCCACTTCACCAACACTTTGCTATTTCTGGGATCGCTTGCGCTTACAGCATGGTGGCTTGGCGACCGTCGAACGCTCACCGCTCCCTTCGTTCGCTCTGACAATCGCCTTACCGTGCTTGCCTGGGTGGCGATCCTCGCCACCATCCTCACCGGAGCCACGGGAGCAGTGGCAGCGCTGGCAGACACGCTGTTCCCTTCTCCGAGTCTGCTTGCAGGTTTCGCGTCGGACTTCGCCGCCAACTCCCCGCTGTTGGTAAGAATGCGCTGGGCCCACCCAGCCGCGGCGGTTGTAGGGTTCTGCTGTGTGATCTGGCTGGTGATGAAGTTACGCTCGCGGCTCAGTTGGATCGTCGCGGCTTTGCTGGGCCTGCAATTCCTCCTCGGCATCGCCGACGTTTTACTGCTGGCCCCCACCTGGATACAGATTCTGCATCTACTGGGCGCAGACCTGTACTGGATAGCATTGGTCTGCCTCGCTGCCGAGGCGCTTTGGGGTTCGGCGCACACGGCAGCTCTCGCAGAATAATTTGCCGTCCACTATCGCAAGAAACTGCGACGGCACGGTATTGATCTACTTGTCTTCTACCTTGTGAACGACATGCTTTGTTCCCTTGGCAGACTTGTGGTAAACCTTCTTCGTTCCGTGCTTGGTCTTGTCGTACGCGGTATGGGTTCCCTCCGACGTCTTGTGGTAAGCCTTCTGCGTTCCGGTAGAGATGCCATGGCCGGTGTCCTTGGCTGCATTCTTCGTCTCGTGACCGGCATCCTTCATGTCCCGCTTGGCTCCATCCTGTGAGAAAGCAAAGGTCGATGACATACCAAGCGTCAGGATGCCTGCAAGAAAAAGAGTGCCTGTTTTGCGAATCTGCATATTTCTATCTCCATGAGCAGCGAGTGCCGCTCTCCCCTCAATAGATTCCCTCTTGCGTCTTTGAGTTGCAGGAAGATACGGCGGCAGGTTGATCAGACAGTGCTCACGGCAAGGCGACCGACGACAGCTAAAACGATTTACTTGCAGAAAACAACACAATCCGTCCTGAATTATTTGCTGGCTGATTGAGAATCGAATCCTGTATAGTGGCAACGAACGGAAATTATCGGAATACGCTTTCTGGAGGGGGTTTGGACACCTTCCGTGAATTCGCTCCGCAACACTCCGCCAGATACAAACAGCTTTGATTGAGAGGGTGTGAACGCCTCCCTGCCTATTAGGTATGGACCGTTCGCCTGGGGTTCGACTGATGCAGGCTTTTGCTGCTCTGCTGATGATGAAGGGGCAAATGACCAAACTTGCCCCGGTAGACATTCTGATTCTGGCGTTGTACTTCGCGCTGGTCGTATTCATCGGCTTCTATGCCAAAGGCAAGGCGAACACCAGCGAAGACTTCTTCCTGGCCGGGCGCGAGATGACGGCATGGATCGCAGGCCTGAGCTTCGTATCGGCCAACCTGGGATCGCTGGAGCTGATGGGATGGGCGGGCGCGGCCTACCAGTATGGCATTCTGGCAACCCACTGGTACTGGATCGGCGCGATTCCGGCGATGCTCTTCCTCGGCATCGTGATGATGCCGTTCTACTACATCTCGAAGACGCACTCGGTGCCGGGATACCTGCAACTGCGCTTCGGCGAACCCGCTCGCGGCCTGTCCGCCGTCTCCTTCGGCATCATGACCATCCTGATGAGCGGCGTGAACATGTACGCCATGGCCGTCGTCATGCAGACCGTTCTCGGCTGGAACATCAGCTTCAGCATCTGGGTCGGCGCGGCAACCGTGGCGCTCTATGTCATGCTGGGCGGCCTGCGGTCGGCCATCATCAATGAGGTCCTGCAGTTCGTCCTGATCTGGGCGGGCGCGGCGATGATTCCCATCCTTGGGCTCGTCGAAGCAGGCGGATGGACCAACCTGAAGGCGCAGATCGCCGTAAACGTCGGACGCAGCGACTACACCCATCTGTGGAGCACGCTAGGCCACTTCAAAGACAATCCCATGGGCGTGCACTGGACCGGCATCGTCTTTGGCCTGGGCTTCGTCATCAGCTTCGGTTATTGGACGACCGACTTCCTCGTCGTCCAGCGTGTGCTGAGCGCAAACAATCTGCGTGCAGCCAAGATGGCACCAGTCATCGGCGCAGCCTTCAAGATGGCGGTTCCCTTCATCGTCATCGTTCCCGGCCTGCTGGCACTCGCCGTACTGAAGAACCCCGACGGCAGCGTCATGCACCTCGTCCCCGCAAGCATCGCCAAGGTGACCGGACAGCACAGCTACGACGACGTCCTCCCACTGATGCTGATCCGCTACTGCGGTCCGGGCCTGATGGGCCTCGGCATTACAGCGCTGATTGCGGGCTTTATGAGCGGCATGGCGGGTAACGTCAGCGCGTTCTCTACCGTGTGGACCTACGACATCTACGGTGCCTTTATCAACAAGAAGGCCAGCGATAAGCATTACGTCGCCATGGGCCGCTGGTCGACCGTGGTCGGCATGTTGGTCAGCGTCGCCACCGCCTATCTCGTCATGAATGCGAACAGCATCATGGACTACGTTCAGGCGCTGTTTACCTTTTTCATCGCTCCATTGTTCGGCACCGTCATCCTCGGCATGTTGTGGAAGCGCGCGACCCACGCTGGCGGCTTCTGGGGACTGCTTGCAGGCACGGTCTCATCCATCGGCATGTTCATCTGGACGCATAGCGATCCCGCCGCGCTGCGCTACATCGCTCTCAGCGCCGATGCAAAGCCGATGGCCGAGAACCTCTATCGCGGCCTGTGGAGCTGGCTCATCTGCGTCAGCATCACGGTGATCGTAAGCTTGATGACGAAGCCCGTGCCTGTCGAGCAGCTTGGTGGTCTGGTCTACGGAGTCACGCCGATTCCGCACGACGGGTCGAAGACGCTCTGGCAGAAGCCGATCTTCTGGGCCATTGTGGTCATCACCATCTTCTTTATTCTGAACCTGATGTTGTGGTAGGAGCTGGATTATGAATGCTAAACGCGATAACGACAAACGCGATGTGGAGACAGCCGAGCTGTCAATCTGGTTCTTCTGCGGCATCCTGATGCTGGCCTACGGCCTGGTGCTGGTGTTCACCGGAATCTCTGAGTTTCACAACCCTCCGCCGAACGAGGTCTTGCTGCCATGGTTACAGCCGCTGCACCCGACCCTTTGGTGGGGCGCGGTCATGACTGTGTTTGGCGGAATCTATACGATCAAATTCTGGCCGAACCGGAAGTTGTCCTAAAAACTTCCTCTAGTTAAGTCTCGGTTTTGAAAGGTCGGACTTCAGTCCCGCCGTCAACGCGATCGAATCAACGCGGCTTCAGCCGCTGAGTGCAATTCGATTCTATGCAGTAAAGCCCCGTTCGCGGGTTCAAATCAATTTGGAGACGTAGATGTCGAAGCAGATGACGATGGGTGTGATAGTGGGCAACCGGGGATTTTTCCCGAGCCATTTGGCGACGAGCGGGCGGCTGGAGGTGATTGCGGCGCTGGAGGCAGCGGGGATCAAGCCGATCGTGCTGACGCCCGAAGACACGGCGCATGGCGCGGTCGAGACCTACGAGGACGCGAAGAAGTGCGCCGCGCTGTTCAAAAAGCACGCCGCCGAGATCGACGGCATCATCATCACGCTGCCCAACTTCGGCGAAGAGCGCGGGCTGGCCGACACGCTGCGCCTCGCGAATCTGCAGGTCCCGGTGCTGATCCAGGCCACGCCCGACCACGCCGGCAAGATGTCGATCGCCTTTCGCCGCGACAGCTTCTGCGGCAAGATGTCGATCTCGAATAATCTGCGCCAGTACGGCATCCCTTACTCACTGACGCGGCTGCACACCGAGGCGCCGGACTCGCCCGAGTTCAAGGCCGATCTCGAGTGGTTCGCCGCGGTCTGCCGCGTCGTCGACGGCATGAAGAACCTGCGTATCGGCGCGATCGGCGCACGTCCCACCGCCTTCAACACGGTCCGCTACTCCGAAAAGCTGCTTGAGAAGAGCGGCATCACCGTCGAGACGCTCGATCTCAGCGAGGTCTTCGGACGTATCGAAAGAACGAAAGATAACGACGATGCCGTTCAGCAAAAGCTCGCCACCATCAAAAAGTACATCTCGACCAACAACGTTCCCGAGGCCGCGCTGCTGAAGATGTCGAAGCTCGGCGCTGTGATCGATGGATGGATGAAGGCGAGCGAACTGACCGTCAGCTCGGTGCAGTGCTGGACCTCGATGGAAGAATACTTCGGCGTCGTCCCCTGCACGGTGATGAGCATGATGAGCGAGAACCTGTTGCCCAGCGCCTGCGAGACCGACACCATGGGGACGCTGAGCATGTACGCGCTCACGCTGGCGAGCGAGACGCCCTCGGCGCTGCTCGACTGGAACAACAACTACGGCGACAACCCGGACAAGGCGGTCTGCTTCCACTGCTCCAACCTGCCCAAGCACTTCTTCAATCAAGGCGTGAAGATGGACTTCCAGCAGATCATCGCCGGAACCGTCGGCAAGGAGAACACCTACGGCACGCTTGACGGTACGGTCAAGGCCGGCGCGATGAGCTTCGCCCGCTTCTCCACCGACGACTTCGAGGGCACCATCAAGGGCTACGTCGGCGAGGGCAATTTCACCGATGATCCGCTCAACACCTTCGGCGGCGCAGGCGTGGTCGAGATCCCCAACATGCAGCAACTGCTCCGCTACATCTGCGAGAACGGCTTCGAACACCACGTGGCCGCCAACTTCGCCACCGTCGCATCCCCCATCCAGGAAGCCACCACCAAATACCTCGGCTGGCCCATGCACTTGCATAAATAAAAAGCAGATTCCCTCAAACTAATCGAGTGCCCCATGTCCGGAACTTCGGACATGGGGTATTTAGCTTTGGAGCTTAGCGAAGTCGAACACCGACGGAGACAATGCGCGGAGCGCCCAAGGTCAGCAGTGGAGTTCGTCCCGCCTGAACCTCAGTATTGAAGAGATTCTGCGCCGAGCTATAAACCTGCCACCGCCGTCCAAACGCATGTTCAGCATAAAGATCCACCTGAGCGTAACCAGCGAGTCGAAATTGATTTGCAGAATCATCAAACGACTGTCCGCTGGTTCTAAGATCGACACTCAGAATGCCAACCCTGTCTTTGTGAAATCGAGCCTGCAGCGTTGCGCTGTTTCGCGGCACCTCCGCCGTCCACTTGCCTACAAGCGTAGGGTCGGCCTGAAACTTCGTCACCGTCGAGACTGCATACTGATATCCACCAGTCAGCATGAGAAACGGCAGCGGCTTCAACTCATACTCCGCAGTGAGGCCACGGCTCTCCAACTGACCCAAATTCTGACGCTGCAGTAGCTGACTCGTCGGAGTGGAGCTGATGGCGACCGACGCCACCGGACGATTCACCTGCGTCCAGAAGTAGCTGCCGCGTACCGAGCCCCAACGCGAGAGATCCACCAGCGCACCGGCCTCAAAACCCGTAGCCCGCTCCGACCGCAGATTTCCATTCGCCAGCGTGATCTGCTGGCCTACCTGAAATTTGCGGTACAACTCGTTCAGCGACGGTCCACGAAAGGCGCGAAAGCCCGAGGCCGTCAGCGACAAGCCACCAGCAACCTTCTTGACGATGCCGAGCCGCGGATCGAAGACCGTCTCCTGAACGGTAGGGAGCGGCGTGGACGCGGACGAGCCTGCCGTAGTCTGCTTCGCGTCTAAATTACCAAAGCGATCGAGCCGCGACGAGAACGCAATCGACCATGTCGATGGTTGCCACAACACCTCTCCATAGATGCCGTCGCCGCGCTGCCGCGCGCTGGTGCTCACCGTTGGCTGATTGACGCCGCTCTTAACCGAAGTCTCGTTGTCCGTCGCACGCGTATCAATCAGGTCGCCGCCCGCGACCAGCGTCACCTTCCCCGCATAACCGCGCGCCCACTGCACCGCGCCGCCAATCTGCTGCGAAGGAACGCCCTGCAGGCTCGTCAGTTTCTCCGAAGCGCGGTCGACGGCAATCGACGAAAAGCTCTGCCGATAGTTCTGATCGGAACCATAGAGACGAAGAAAAAACCGTCCGGCATCCGCAGGAGACCAGTTTGCGCCGCCAGCGTATCTCCACAGGCGCGTCGCGTTGGTCTGCGCCGGTGTTCCATTACCGCGAGCTTCGTTAAGCAGATTCCCGAGCAGAAATATGCTGCCATCGCTGCCGAGAGCACGTCGCAGCTCGACCCGCCCGCTCTGCGAGTGAACGTTCGAGGCTGTATCGATAGACCCGCGCACTGCGGGAGCGGTAAGAATGTATCCATCGGTGCGAAAGAGCGACGTTGCGGCAAGTCCGCTCCAGCCGTGCTCTCCCACGGTGAGCAGCCCGTTGACGCTCGAGGTTTCTTCGCTTGCACCCGAAACATCCGCAGCATAGCCAAAATGTTGCGGCACCACCGGTACCACGTCGATGACGCCGCCAATAGCGCTCGAACCGTAGAGGTCCGAAGCACCGCCACGCATTAGTTCGACATCACGCACAGCCAGCTCCGGAATCTCGTTCCAATGAATCCATCCACCAAAAGCGTCGTTCAGTGGAACCTGATCGCTCAGCACAAGCGTGCGGCTGACAGCAGTGGAGCCAAGCCCACTCAATGATGTTCCCTGCGTCGTTGGATTGGAGACCCACGAGCTGGTCCTGCGAAAGAGCTGAAAGCCTGCAACCTGACGAAGCGCGTCGTCGAGTGTAAATCCGGGAGCCTCCTGAAGCTGCTCTCCGGTCATAGTGCGGACGCTGCTGGCGCTGGCATCGAGCGCCAGGGGCATACGCGCAGCCGTCACCTCGATACTCTCTGAAGCAGCAGCAACCCGCAGCACGATCACCAATGGGTCCTGATCGCCTACAGTCTGTAACGCAGGAGCAAAACCACTGTGAGCCACCTGAACCTGCGCCCCCACATCTGCTGGCACCGATGCGCATCCATCCACCTTGCTGGAATATATCTGCGGCTGATTCTGGACATGGACCGTGGCACCGGACAACGCATCGCCACGCTGGTCCTGCACGCATACCTGCACGTTGCGCGGAGTCGCGAAGGCTAAAGAAACAGAACAGAACAGACAGACGGCAGTTGAACCAGCGAATCGAATCGACATGATCTCCCCATACAATCCTATCGTTTCAAGCGCGGCTTTCGCGAGGAGGCGTCGAGATTTCTCCGCTTTCCTCGCTACTTCGTACTTCGTGATACTCTTCCGCACAAGAAGGCCGAACGATGCCGATCACTCGCAGAATCTTTTGCACGCAAGCCGCTGGCGCTGTCACTACAGGTATTCTTCTGCCGAGGCCGCTCATCGCACAGGCATCGACAGCTCGACCGGACGTCGCGGTAATCGACCACGACCGCATCCTCAAAGCAGCGCAAAGCTATCTCACCAAGCGGCCAACTCCGCTGACGACGCTGCCCTGCAAGCGCAGCCCCGGAACGCCCCATGACTTCTACTCCGAAGCCGAGGACTACTGGCCCGACCCGGCGAAGACGGACGGCTCTTATCTGCAACGAAAGGAATCAGCGAATCCGGCGGCATTCACAGCGCACCGCAATGCGCTGCTCGACCTGAGCATCTGGGTGCCTGCGTTGGTGGCGGCATACCTGCT from Granulicella sp. L56 includes these protein-coding regions:
- the proC gene encoding pyrroline-5-carboxylate reductase; amino-acid sequence: MSDETYEVVAPAPVMPGLRVAILGTGKMGGILLQAFLKNNLVSPDQIFATVQHPDRAQALSAQFGVEVTTDNLAAAQQADVILLGVKPIQVPGVIEQIKSALSPDKLVLSFAASVKTLSIEEAAGHDLGVIRAMPNTPAMLAAGITALCGGRFASEEQMAIAQRIFQTVGRTVVVDEKHMDAVTGLSGSGPAFLYIIIEALAEAGVNVGLPRDIATLLAAQTTLGSARMVLETGYHPALLKDAVTTPAGCTVDGILELEEGGLRVTLIKAVKRATQRAKELASG
- a CDS encoding COX15/CtaA family protein encodes the protein MAVNRIPKALIGYAWAVVAYNVLVILWGAVVRATGSGAGCGDNWPLCNGDFFPHHPRLATVIEFAHRSMSGVSTVLVIGLVIWTFYAVKRGHRARRAAVASAILLLTEALLGAVLVLGGYVQNNISTARVIMQSIHFTNTLLFLGSLALTAWWLGDRRTLTAPFVRSDNRLTVLAWVAILATILTGATGAVAALADTLFPSPSLLAGFASDFAANSPLLVRMRWAHPAAAVVGFCCVIWLVMKLRSRLSWIVAALLGLQFLLGIADVLLLAPTWIQILHLLGADLYWIALVCLAAEALWGSAHTAALAE
- a CDS encoding sodium:solute symporter family protein — encoded protein: MTKLAPVDILILALYFALVVFIGFYAKGKANTSEDFFLAGREMTAWIAGLSFVSANLGSLELMGWAGAAYQYGILATHWYWIGAIPAMLFLGIVMMPFYYISKTHSVPGYLQLRFGEPARGLSAVSFGIMTILMSGVNMYAMAVVMQTVLGWNISFSIWVGAATVALYVMLGGLRSAIINEVLQFVLIWAGAAMIPILGLVEAGGWTNLKAQIAVNVGRSDYTHLWSTLGHFKDNPMGVHWTGIVFGLGFVISFGYWTTDFLVVQRVLSANNLRAAKMAPVIGAAFKMAVPFIVIVPGLLALAVLKNPDGSVMHLVPASIAKVTGQHSYDDVLPLMLIRYCGPGLMGLGITALIAGFMSGMAGNVSAFSTVWTYDIYGAFINKKASDKHYVAMGRWSTVVGMLVSVATAYLVMNANSIMDYVQALFTFFIAPLFGTVILGMLWKRATHAGGFWGLLAGTVSSIGMFIWTHSDPAALRYIALSADAKPMAENLYRGLWSWLICVSITVIVSLMTKPVPVEQLGGLVYGVTPIPHDGSKTLWQKPIFWAIVVITIFFILNLMLW
- a CDS encoding L-fucose/L-arabinose isomerase family protein, encoding MSKQMTMGVIVGNRGFFPSHLATSGRLEVIAALEAAGIKPIVLTPEDTAHGAVETYEDAKKCAALFKKHAAEIDGIIITLPNFGEERGLADTLRLANLQVPVLIQATPDHAGKMSIAFRRDSFCGKMSISNNLRQYGIPYSLTRLHTEAPDSPEFKADLEWFAAVCRVVDGMKNLRIGAIGARPTAFNTVRYSEKLLEKSGITVETLDLSEVFGRIERTKDNDDAVQQKLATIKKYISTNNVPEAALLKMSKLGAVIDGWMKASELTVSSVQCWTSMEEYFGVVPCTVMSMMSENLLPSACETDTMGTLSMYALTLASETPSALLDWNNNYGDNPDKAVCFHCSNLPKHFFNQGVKMDFQQIIAGTVGKENTYGTLDGTVKAGAMSFARFSTDDFEGTIKGYVGEGNFTDDPLNTFGGAGVVEIPNMQQLLRYICENGFEHHVAANFATVASPIQEATTKYLGWPMHLHK
- a CDS encoding TonB-dependent receptor; amino-acid sequence: MSIRFAGSTAVCLFCSVSLAFATPRNVQVCVQDQRGDALSGATVHVQNQPQIYSSKVDGCASVPADVGAQVQVAHSGFAPALQTVGDQDPLVIVLRVAAASESIEVTAARMPLALDASASSVRTMTGEQLQEAPGFTLDDALRQVAGFQLFRRTSSWVSNPTTQGTSLSGLGSTAVSRTLVLSDQVPLNDAFGGWIHWNEIPELAVRDVELMRGGASDLYGSSAIGGVIDVVPVVPQHFGYAADVSGASEETSSVNGLLTVGEHGWSGLAATSLFRTDGYILTAPAVRGSIDTASNVHSQSGRVELRRALGSDGSIFLLGNLLNEARGNGTPAQTNATRLWRYAGGANWSPADAGRFFLRLYGSDQNYRQSFSSIAVDRASEKLTSLQGVPSQQIGGAVQWARGYAGKVTLVAGGDLIDTRATDNETSVKSGVNQPTVSTSARQRGDGIYGEVLWQPSTWSIAFSSRLDRFGNLDAKQTTAGSSASTPLPTVQETVFDPRLGIVKKVAGGLSLTASGFRAFRGPSLNELYRKFQVGQQITLANGNLRSERATGFEAGALVDLSRWGSVRGSYFWTQVNRPVASVAISSTPTSQLLQRQNLGQLESRGLTAEYELKPLPFLMLTGGYQYAVSTVTKFQADPTLVGKWTAEVPRNSATLQARFHKDRVGILSVDLRTSGQSFDDSANQFRLAGYAQVDLYAEHAFGRRWQVYSSAQNLFNTEVQAGRTPLLTLGAPRIVSVGVRLR